A genomic stretch from Flavobacterium nitratireducens includes:
- a CDS encoding NADP-dependent isocitrate dehydrogenase, producing the protein MTQKSKIVYTLTDEAPLLATYSFLPIVQAFTATAGIEIETEDISVAARILANFPEFLTEEQRVKDSLTELGKLATAPEANIIKLPNVSASVPQLKGAIAELQAHGYNVPDYPETPQNDAEAAIKAKYAKVLGSAVNPVLREGNSDRRAPKAVKNYAKANPHSMGAWSADSKTAVASMESGDFYGSEQSLTVAEATDVKIEFIAQDGTATVLKASTPLKAGEIIDSSVMHLSALKSFVAKTIAEAKEQGVLLSVHLKATMMKVSDPIIFGAIVEVYFKDVFEKYAALFAELGVNTKNGLGDVYAKIAGHSQQAEVEAAINQAIENGPALAMVNSDKGITNLHVPSDVIVDASMPAMIRTSGQMWNKEGKLQDTIAIIPDRSYAGVYTATIDFCKKHGAFDPTTMGSVPNVGLMAQKAEEYGSHDKTFQISTNGVVRVVDVNGNVLMEQAVEANDIFRMCQAKDAPIQDWVKLAVNRARLSNTPAVFWLDENRAHDRQLIEKVNTYLKDHDTTGLDIRILNPVAATEFTLERIIEGLDTISVTGNVLRDYLTDLFPILEVGTSAKMLSIVPLMNGGGLFETGAGGSAPKHVEQFITEGYLRWDSLGEFLALGASLEHLGQTLNNEKAIVLSETLDQANDAFLKNDKSPARKVGQIDNRGSHFYLALYWAQALAAQDKDAELKAIFTPIAKELTENEAAIDAELIGAQGKAQEIGGYYQPNPALVSKAMRPSTTFNTILDKISVLA; encoded by the coding sequence ATGACACAAAAATCAAAGATTGTTTACACATTAACTGACGAAGCACCTTTGTTAGCTACTTATTCGTTTTTACCAATTGTACAAGCTTTTACAGCTACAGCAGGCATCGAAATTGAAACTGAAGACATTTCAGTTGCAGCTCGTATTCTTGCTAATTTCCCTGAGTTTTTAACTGAGGAGCAAAGAGTAAAAGATTCATTAACGGAATTAGGAAAATTAGCTACTGCTCCAGAAGCAAACATTATTAAATTACCAAACGTTTCTGCATCTGTTCCTCAATTAAAAGGAGCTATTGCTGAATTACAAGCTCATGGCTATAACGTTCCTGACTACCCAGAAACACCACAAAATGACGCTGAAGCAGCTATTAAAGCTAAATATGCAAAAGTATTAGGTTCTGCAGTAAACCCAGTTTTACGTGAAGGAAACTCTGATCGTAGAGCTCCAAAAGCGGTAAAAAATTATGCTAAAGCAAATCCACATTCAATGGGAGCTTGGTCAGCTGATTCTAAAACAGCAGTTGCTTCTATGGAAAGCGGTGATTTCTACGGAAGTGAGCAATCACTTACTGTAGCTGAAGCTACTGATGTAAAAATCGAATTCATTGCACAAGACGGTACTGCTACTGTTCTTAAAGCAAGTACTCCATTGAAGGCTGGTGAAATTATCGATAGTTCAGTAATGCACTTGAGCGCTTTGAAATCTTTTGTTGCTAAAACAATCGCTGAAGCTAAAGAACAAGGCGTTTTACTTTCTGTTCACTTAAAAGCTACTATGATGAAGGTTTCTGACCCAATCATCTTTGGAGCTATCGTTGAAGTTTACTTTAAAGATGTATTCGAAAAATATGCCGCTTTATTCGCTGAACTTGGCGTAAATACTAAAAATGGTTTAGGTGATGTTTATGCTAAAATCGCAGGACACTCACAACAAGCAGAAGTTGAAGCTGCCATCAATCAAGCGATTGAAAACGGACCAGCTCTTGCAATGGTAAATTCAGACAAAGGAATTACAAACCTTCACGTTCCTTCAGATGTAATTGTTGACGCTTCTATGCCAGCAATGATTCGTACTTCTGGTCAAATGTGGAACAAAGAAGGAAAACTACAAGATACTATTGCAATCATTCCAGACCGTTCTTACGCTGGAGTATATACAGCTACAATCGATTTTTGTAAAAAACACGGTGCTTTTGACCCAACTACAATGGGATCTGTTCCAAACGTAGGTTTGATGGCTCAAAAAGCAGAAGAATACGGATCTCATGATAAAACATTCCAAATATCTACTAACGGAGTTGTTCGTGTAGTAGATGTTAACGGAAACGTATTGATGGAACAAGCCGTTGAAGCTAATGATATTTTCAGAATGTGTCAGGCAAAAGATGCTCCTATTCAAGACTGGGTAAAACTAGCCGTAAATAGAGCTCGTTTATCGAACACTCCTGCTGTTTTCTGGTTAGACGAAAACAGAGCACACGACAGACAATTAATCGAAAAAGTAAACACATACCTAAAAGATCACGACACAACAGGATTAGATATTCGTATTTTAAACCCAGTTGCTGCAACTGAATTTACTCTAGAGAGAATCATCGAAGGTTTAGATACTATCTCTGTAACTGGAAACGTATTACGTGATTACTTAACAGATTTATTCCCAATCTTAGAGGTTGGAACTTCTGCTAAAATGCTATCTATCGTTCCATTAATGAACGGAGGAGGATTGTTTGAAACAGGTGCAGGTGGTTCAGCTCCAAAACACGTTGAGCAATTCATCACTGAAGGTTATTTACGTTGGGATTCATTAGGAGAATTTTTAGCTCTAGGCGCTTCATTAGAGCACTTAGGACAAACTTTAAATAATGAAAAAGCAATCGTTCTTTCTGAAACTTTAGATCAAGCTAACGATGCTTTCTTGAAAAACGATAAATCTCCAGCTAGAAAAGTAGGTCAAATTGACAACCGTGGTTCTCACTTCTACTTAGCTTTATACTGGGCTCAAGCTTTAGCTGCTCAAGATAAAGATGCTGAACTGAAAGCTATTTTTACTCCAATTGCGAAAGAATTGACTGAAAACGAAGCCGCAATTGATGCTGAATTAATTGGTGCTCAAGGTAAAGCTCAGGAAATTGGTGGTTACTACCAACCAAATCCTGCTTTAGTAAGCAAAGCAATGCGTCCAAGCACTACTTTCAATACAATTTTAGATAAAATTTCTGTATTAGCTTAA
- a CDS encoding TonB-dependent receptor, translating into MITKKISFLFSALLICFHFFGQNDTESVKQKITLSGIITDSKNNETLIGVSIYFPELKIGTTTNEYGFYSISIPSGTQKINISYIGYQNITKDIIITKSNKLNWALTENSEQLEEVVITNNQGRANIRTPEMSVNKLSISSIKKMPVVLGEVDVIKSILLLPGVTNAGEGASGFNVRGGGADQNLILLDEATIYNSSHVFGFFSVFNPDAIKDLKLYKGGIPARFGGRASSVLDIYQKDGNSKDFHVNGGIGLISSRILAEGPIVKDKGSFLIGGRSSYAHLFLKLSEDQKNNSAYFYDLNTKLNFKINDNNNLYLSGYFGRDVFAINKSFSNTYGNTTLNLRWNHLYSDKLFSNLSLIYSDYYYGLDLDFVGFNWKSGIKNYNIKYDFKNYISDDFKLNYGINGIYYEFNPGTIKPSSPESGINADQLDKKYAFEPAVYIEAENKLNNKFSVAYGLRYSLFYRLGNSTINLYENNNPVVFNPDFQIYEKATPTGSKFYGKNKTIQSYNYLEPRMSISYQINDNEAVKTSYNRMVQYLQLVSNTSSPTPLDVWMPSDNYIKPQIADQVAIGYFKNIKNGDYSIEIESFYKKIQNRLDYIDGAILIANKAIEQVVLNGKMRSYGLELMFKKNEGRLNGWLSYTLSLSEQQTPGRTPEEIGINYGKWYSSAYDKTHNLAITTAYHLNEKWDFGANFILQSGQPATYPDGKYNYAGVDVPNYGFRNRNRLPAYHHLDISATLTPYKNKNRNWKGEWVFSIYNLYNRQNAASMTFRQNTDTGINEAVKTSIFGIVPAVSYNFKF; encoded by the coding sequence ATGATTACAAAAAAAATTAGTTTTCTATTTTCAGCACTATTGATTTGTTTCCACTTTTTTGGGCAAAACGATACAGAATCGGTTAAGCAAAAAATCACCCTAAGCGGTATTATCACAGATTCTAAAAACAACGAAACCTTAATTGGTGTCTCTATTTATTTTCCAGAGTTAAAAATCGGAACCACAACCAATGAATATGGTTTTTATTCTATAAGTATTCCTTCTGGAACACAAAAAATAAACATCAGTTACATTGGTTATCAAAACATTACAAAAGACATCATTATTACAAAAAGCAACAAGTTAAATTGGGCACTTACTGAAAATAGCGAGCAACTTGAAGAAGTAGTCATAACCAACAATCAAGGCAGAGCTAATATTAGAACACCCGAAATGAGTGTGAACAAACTCTCTATTTCCTCAATCAAAAAAATGCCAGTTGTTCTTGGCGAAGTTGATGTAATCAAATCCATTTTACTTTTACCAGGAGTAACAAATGCAGGAGAAGGCGCTTCAGGATTTAATGTTCGCGGTGGCGGTGCAGACCAGAATTTAATTCTACTTGACGAAGCTACAATTTATAATTCTTCGCATGTTTTTGGTTTTTTCTCGGTCTTCAATCCCGATGCTATCAAGGATTTAAAACTATATAAAGGCGGAATTCCAGCTCGCTTTGGAGGAAGAGCTTCTTCCGTTTTGGATATTTATCAAAAAGACGGAAACAGTAAAGATTTCCACGTGAATGGTGGAATTGGTTTAATTTCAAGTCGAATACTTGCTGAAGGTCCAATTGTTAAAGACAAAGGCTCTTTCTTAATTGGAGGAAGATCATCTTATGCCCATTTATTCTTAAAACTTTCGGAAGATCAAAAAAACAACTCGGCTTACTTTTATGATTTAAATACCAAATTAAATTTTAAAATTAACGACAACAACAACCTTTATTTATCGGGTTATTTTGGTCGCGATGTTTTTGCCATTAATAAAAGTTTCAGCAATACTTACGGTAACACCACGCTCAATTTGCGATGGAATCATCTGTATTCTGATAAATTATTTTCAAATCTTTCCCTTATTTACAGCGATTATTACTATGGTTTGGATTTAGATTTCGTAGGCTTTAACTGGAAATCTGGAATTAAAAACTACAACATAAAATACGATTTTAAAAACTATATTTCGGATGACTTTAAATTAAATTATGGGATAAACGGAATTTACTATGAATTTAATCCTGGAACAATTAAACCTTCTAGCCCAGAATCAGGAATTAATGCAGACCAATTAGACAAAAAATACGCCTTTGAACCCGCCGTATATATTGAAGCCGAAAATAAATTAAACAATAAATTCAGTGTTGCTTATGGTTTACGTTATAGCTTGTTTTATCGTTTAGGAAATTCGACTATTAATTTATACGAGAACAACAATCCTGTAGTTTTTAATCCTGATTTTCAAATTTATGAAAAAGCAACACCTACAGGCAGTAAATTCTATGGTAAAAACAAAACCATCCAAAGTTACAATTACCTAGAGCCTCGTATGTCAATTTCCTATCAAATCAACGATAATGAAGCTGTAAAAACCAGCTACAATCGTATGGTTCAATATTTACAATTAGTATCTAACACTTCCTCTCCCACTCCATTGGATGTTTGGATGCCAAGTGATAACTACATCAAACCACAAATTGCTGATCAAGTAGCTATAGGTTACTTTAAAAACATTAAAAATGGCGATTATTCGATAGAAATTGAAAGTTTTTATAAAAAAATTCAAAACCGCCTTGACTATATTGACGGTGCCATTTTAATTGCTAATAAGGCTATAGAACAAGTCGTTCTCAATGGAAAAATGCGTTCCTATGGATTAGAATTGATGTTTAAAAAAAATGAAGGTCGATTGAATGGATGGCTTTCCTATACCCTCTCACTATCTGAACAACAAACCCCTGGAAGAACACCTGAAGAAATAGGGATTAATTACGGTAAATGGTATAGTTCAGCCTACGACAAAACACACAATTTAGCCATTACTACCGCATATCACTTGAATGAAAAATGGGATTTTGGAGCTAATTTCATCTTACAATCCGGGCAACCCGCAACTTACCCAGATGGTAAATACAATTATGCAGGTGTAGATGTACCAAATTATGGTTTCCGAAATAGAAATCGTTTACCTGCCTATCATCACTTAGACATTTCAGCGACCTTAACACCTTATAAAAACAAAAACAGAAACTGGAAAGGCGAATGGGTTTTTAGTATTTACAATTTATACAATCGCCAGAATGCGGCATCAATGACGTTTAGACAAAACACAGATACCGGCATTAACGAAGCCGTTAAAACATCCATTTTTGGAATCGTACCTGCGGTTAGTTATAATTTTAAATTCTAA
- the rlmF gene encoding 23S rRNA (adenine(1618)-N(6))-methyltransferase RlmF: MTAITEKSNLHPRNLHRSRYDFKQLFPVCPELKNYVFTNEYQIESIDFSNPSAVKCLNKALLISHYNIKDWDIPKNYLCPPIPGRADYIHYIADLLAESNNGEIPTGMEIEGLDIGTGANCIYPIIGNSVYEWSFVGTDIDEKALKNCAKIIEANPHLIDAISLQLQLEPRYIFKNIITPEDRFAFTICNPPFHKSAEEANEGSLRKVSNLKGQKQTKAVLNFGGQNHELWCEGGELGFVTQMIFESARYPMQCLWFTTLVSKQSHLKSLYKTLNKVNAAQIRTIDMAQGQKTSRILAWSFLTENQQQDWEFEIKQPRF, translated from the coding sequence ATGACTGCAATTACTGAAAAATCAAACTTACATCCACGCAATTTACACCGTTCTCGTTATGATTTCAAGCAACTTTTTCCAGTTTGCCCAGAATTAAAAAACTATGTTTTTACTAATGAGTATCAAATTGAAAGTATTGATTTCAGCAATCCTAGTGCCGTAAAATGCTTAAATAAAGCACTGTTAATAAGTCATTACAACATTAAGGACTGGGACATTCCTAAAAATTATCTTTGCCCTCCTATTCCTGGCAGAGCCGATTACATCCATTACATAGCTGATTTGCTTGCAGAAAGCAATAATGGTGAAATACCAACAGGTATGGAAATCGAAGGTTTGGATATTGGCACTGGAGCAAACTGTATCTACCCAATCATCGGGAATTCGGTTTACGAATGGAGTTTTGTAGGAACCGATATCGACGAAAAAGCATTAAAAAACTGCGCAAAAATTATCGAAGCCAATCCCCATTTAATAGATGCCATTAGTTTGCAATTGCAACTCGAACCGCGTTATATTTTTAAAAATATCATTACTCCCGAAGATCGATTTGCATTCACGATATGCAATCCACCTTTTCACAAATCGGCAGAAGAAGCAAACGAAGGAAGCCTAAGAAAAGTAAGTAATTTAAAAGGTCAAAAACAAACTAAAGCCGTTTTGAACTTCGGCGGACAAAACCATGAATTATGGTGTGAAGGTGGTGAGTTAGGATTTGTTACACAAATGATTTTTGAAAGTGCCCGTTACCCGATGCAATGCTTGTGGTTTACTACACTTGTATCTAAACAATCCCATTTGAAAAGTTTATACAAAACACTAAACAAAGTCAACGCGGCTCAAATTCGCACTATAGATATGGCTCAAGGCCAAAAAACCAGTCGTATTCTTGCTTGGTCTTTCCTGACTGAAAACCAACAACAAGATTGGGAATTTGAAATAAAGCAACCGCGATTTTAA
- the uvrB gene encoding excinuclease ABC subunit UvrB — protein sequence MKFQVVSDYQPKGDQPLAIEKLAQGIVDGEQFQTLLGVTGSGKTFTVANVIQEVQRPTLVLAHNKTLAAQLYSEFKQFFPNNAVEYFVSYYDYYQPEAFIPVTGVYIEKDLSINEELEKMRLSTTSSLLSGRRDIIVVASVSCLYGIGNPIEFQKNVIAIERDQEISRTKLLHSLVQSLYSRTEADFNPGNFRIKGDTVEVFPSYADDAYRIHFFGDEIEEIESFDIKTSKVIERFDKLTIYPANMFVTSPDVLQNAIWQIQQDLVKQVDYFKEIGKHLEAKRLEERTNFDLEMIRELGYCSGIENYSRYLDGREAGTRPFCLLDYFPKDYLMVVDESHVTLSQVHAMYGGDRSRKENLVEYGFRLPAAMDNRPLKFEEFEAMQNQVIYVSATPADYELQKSGGVVVEQVIRPTGLVDPVIEIRPSLNQIDDLIEEIQQRCELDERVLVTTLTKRMAEELAKYLAKVSIRCRYIHSDVDTLERIEIMQDLRKGLFDVLIGVNLLREGLDLPEVSLVAILDADKEGFLRSHRSLTQTIGRAARNLNGKAIMYADKITDSMQKTIDETNYRRTKQINFNTANNIVPQALNKKIDSAFTKSPSIEYEMGHTINSAAEAITEYLSKEEIEKRIREKRKAMEKAAKELDFIQAAKLRDEVKKLQEQLP from the coding sequence ATGAAATTCCAAGTCGTATCGGATTACCAACCAAAAGGAGATCAACCTCTAGCAATCGAAAAATTAGCACAAGGTATCGTTGATGGTGAACAATTTCAAACATTGCTAGGAGTTACAGGTTCTGGTAAAACGTTTACAGTGGCTAATGTGATTCAGGAAGTACAACGCCCCACCTTAGTTTTGGCACACAACAAAACCTTAGCGGCTCAATTGTATTCGGAATTCAAGCAGTTTTTCCCTAATAATGCAGTAGAATATTTCGTTTCTTATTACGATTATTACCAGCCGGAAGCTTTTATCCCTGTTACAGGAGTCTATATTGAGAAAGACTTATCTATCAATGAAGAGTTAGAAAAAATGCGCTTGAGCACTACTTCTTCCCTACTTTCAGGACGAAGAGACATTATTGTGGTTGCTTCTGTTTCTTGTTTATATGGTATTGGAAACCCAATAGAATTTCAAAAAAATGTGATCGCTATCGAAAGAGATCAAGAAATCTCTCGAACTAAATTATTACACTCTTTAGTGCAGAGTTTGTACTCTAGAACGGAAGCCGACTTTAATCCTGGAAATTTCAGAATTAAAGGTGATACAGTGGAAGTTTTCCCTAGTTACGCCGATGACGCCTATCGCATTCATTTTTTTGGCGATGAAATTGAAGAAATAGAAAGTTTTGATATTAAAACTTCTAAAGTTATTGAACGATTTGACAAGTTGACGATTTATCCAGCCAATATGTTTGTGACTTCGCCCGATGTATTGCAAAATGCGATTTGGCAAATCCAGCAAGATTTAGTCAAACAAGTCGATTATTTCAAGGAAATAGGCAAGCATCTCGAAGCAAAACGTTTGGAAGAACGCACCAATTTCGATTTGGAAATGATTCGGGAATTAGGTTATTGTTCTGGTATCGAAAACTATTCGCGCTACCTTGATGGCCGTGAAGCAGGAACACGTCCTTTCTGTTTATTGGATTATTTCCCAAAAGATTATTTAATGGTTGTTGACGAAAGTCACGTAACACTTTCACAAGTTCACGCCATGTACGGAGGCGACAGAAGCCGCAAAGAAAACTTAGTTGAGTACGGTTTTAGACTTCCTGCAGCCATGGACAACCGACCATTAAAATTTGAGGAATTTGAAGCCATGCAAAACCAAGTCATTTATGTTTCAGCAACTCCAGCGGATTATGAATTACAAAAATCAGGTGGTGTGGTCGTAGAACAAGTTATTCGCCCAACAGGTTTAGTTGATCCTGTTATCGAAATACGTCCTAGTTTGAATCAAATTGATGATTTAATTGAGGAAATCCAACAACGTTGCGAATTAGACGAACGTGTTTTAGTTACCACTTTAACTAAAAGAATGGCAGAAGAATTAGCGAAATACTTAGCAAAAGTAAGCATTCGTTGTCGTTACATTCACTCAGATGTAGATACTTTAGAGCGTATTGAAATCATGCAAGATTTGCGAAAAGGACTATTTGATGTATTGATTGGAGTAAACTTGTTACGTGAAGGTTTAGATTTACCAGAAGTTTCTCTTGTAGCTATTTTAGATGCGGATAAAGAAGGTTTTTTGCGTTCGCATCGTTCCTTAACGCAAACTATTGGTCGTGCCGCCCGAAACTTAAATGGTAAAGCCATCATGTATGCCGATAAAATTACCGATAGTATGCAAAAAACAATCGACGAGACCAATTATCGAAGAACAAAACAAATCAATTTTAACACGGCTAACAATATTGTCCCTCAAGCTTTAAATAAAAAAATTGATAGTGCTTTTACCAAAAGCCCTTCAATTGAATACGAAATGGGACATACAATAAATTCAGCAGCAGAGGCGATAACAGAATACTTATCGAAAGAGGAAATTGAAAAACGCATTCGCGAAAAGCGTAAAGCAATGGAAAAGGCAGCAAAAGAACTTGACTTTATCCAAGCCGCTAAATTGAGAGACGAAGTAAAAAAATTACAAGAACAACTGCCTTAA
- a CDS encoding thiamine diphosphokinase: MSSHHIVRDDQEPALIIANGAACNPELLGQLLEWSPLVIVLDSAMERVMELDIKVDVLLGDFDRDFDPNYYKEKQYPIEIVHTPDQDKTDLEKAFDYLYERNIPAVNVVWATGKRADHTITNLTNIVRYREKLKIVILDDHSKVFLLPRRFEKWYTANTPISLIPIGHVTGIHSENLFYPLKDDSLTIGYRTGSSNHVAQDGLVIIEHQEGDLLLMECMD; the protein is encoded by the coding sequence TTGTCATCACATCATATAGTTCGCGACGATCAAGAACCTGCACTAATTATTGCCAATGGTGCGGCCTGTAACCCTGAATTATTAGGTCAGTTATTGGAATGGTCTCCACTTGTAATCGTGCTCGACTCTGCTATGGAACGTGTCATGGAACTCGATATCAAAGTAGATGTTTTGCTAGGCGATTTTGACAGAGATTTCGATCCAAACTACTATAAAGAAAAGCAATATCCTATAGAAATAGTCCACACACCTGACCAAGATAAAACCGACTTGGAAAAAGCTTTCGATTATTTGTACGAAAGAAATATTCCTGCGGTTAATGTAGTTTGGGCAACTGGAAAAAGGGCTGATCATACTATAACTAACCTAACCAATATTGTCCGTTACAGAGAAAAACTAAAAATTGTAATTCTTGACGATCATTCAAAGGTTTTTCTTTTACCTCGAAGATTTGAAAAATGGTATACTGCAAATACTCCGATTTCGTTAATTCCGATAGGCCATGTTACAGGTATACATTCCGAAAATTTATTCTACCCTCTCAAAGATGATAGCCTCACTATAGGTTATCGCACTGGAAGCAGTAATCATGTTGCTCAAGATGGTTTAGTAATTATTGAACATCAAGAAGGTGATTTACTTCTGATGGAATGCATGGATTAA
- the trmD gene encoding tRNA (guanosine(37)-N1)-methyltransferase TrmD — protein MRIDIITVLPELLRSPFEASIMKRAIDKGLVEVHIHNLRDYTTNKQKSVDDYPYGGGAGMVMTVQPIDDCITYLKSQRTYDEIIYMSPDGETLNQKMANTMSMYENIIILCGHYKGVDQRVRDHFITKEISIGDYVLSGGELGALVLSDALIRLIPGVLSDETSALTDSFQDNLLSGPIYTRPADYKGWKVPEVLTSGNFAKIDKWREDMAYEHTKNRRPDLLE, from the coding sequence ATGCGCATTGACATTATTACTGTTTTACCAGAACTATTACGCAGTCCATTTGAAGCTTCTATCATGAAAAGAGCAATAGATAAAGGCCTTGTAGAAGTTCATATTCATAATTTAAGAGATTACACCACAAACAAACAAAAAAGTGTAGACGATTATCCTTATGGTGGCGGAGCAGGAATGGTAATGACGGTCCAACCTATTGACGATTGCATCACCTATTTAAAAAGTCAAAGAACCTATGACGAAATCATTTATATGTCGCCTGATGGAGAAACTTTGAATCAAAAAATGGCAAATACCATGTCGATGTATGAAAACATCATCATTCTTTGTGGTCATTACAAAGGAGTTGACCAAAGAGTTCGTGACCATTTTATTACCAAAGAAATTTCAATTGGAGATTATGTACTAAGCGGCGGAGAGTTAGGAGCATTAGTCTTATCAGACGCCTTAATTCGATTAATACCAGGTGTTTTAAGCGATGAAACCTCTGCGCTTACAGATAGTTTTCAGGACAATTTATTATCAGGACCTATCTATACCAGACCTGCTGATTACAAAGGCTGGAAAGTCCCGGAAGTATTAACTAGCGGAAACTTTGCTAAAATTGACAAATGGAGAGAAGATATGGCTTACGAGCACACTAAAAATAGAAGACCGGATTTATTAGAATAA
- a CDS encoding DUF4249 domain-containing protein produces the protein MKKILFPLLTLVSAILSSCEEVVDLKLDTAAPRLVIEATIVWAKGTTGSTQKIKLTTTTGYYDTEIPVVSGAQISIKNSTNTTFNFVEIPNTGEYSCSNFVPKIGDTYTLTIVYKGETYTGTEIFQSLTPITRVEQNNEGGITGKDIEVKAYFNDPENVNNYYLYRYKYTNEATISYSIDEDIYFQGNEFFSNSSNDDLKTGDVVELLHMGISKQYYNYMNILIGNTGTNSGGPFQTPPTTVRGNIKNISNPNNFPLGYFTLGETDS, from the coding sequence ATGAAAAAGATATTATTTCCATTATTAACTCTTGTAAGCGCTATTCTAAGTAGTTGCGAAGAAGTTGTCGATTTAAAATTAGACACCGCAGCACCCCGATTAGTTATCGAAGCAACCATTGTATGGGCAAAAGGAACTACCGGAAGTACCCAAAAAATAAAATTAACCACCACTACAGGATATTATGACACTGAAATTCCAGTGGTAAGTGGAGCCCAAATTTCCATAAAAAACAGCACAAACACTACTTTTAATTTCGTTGAAATTCCAAATACAGGAGAGTATTCCTGTTCGAATTTTGTTCCAAAAATTGGAGATACATATACCCTTACTATTGTTTACAAAGGTGAAACCTATACAGGAACAGAAATTTTTCAGTCCTTAACACCTATAACTCGCGTTGAACAAAACAACGAAGGCGGAATTACAGGAAAAGATATTGAGGTTAAAGCCTACTTTAACGACCCGGAAAACGTAAATAATTACTATTTATATCGCTATAAATATACAAATGAAGCAACCATAAGCTACAGTATCGATGAAGACATCTACTTTCAGGGTAATGAATTTTTCAGTAATTCAAGTAATGACGATTTAAAAACTGGGGATGTCGTAGAATTGCTACACATGGGGATATCTAAACAATATTACAATTACATGAATATCTTAATTGGCAATACTGGAACCAATTCAGGTGGTCCATTCCAAACCCCACCGACCACTGTTAGAGGAAATATCAAAAATATAAGTAATCCTAATAATTTCCCTCTGGGTTATTTTACTTTGGGAGAAACAGACAGCTAG
- the rplS gene encoding 50S ribosomal protein L19 yields MANLVDFVNSEFVAKKDFPDFGAGDTITVYYEIKEGEKTRTQFFKGVVIQRRGTGSTETFTIRKMSGAVGVERIFPINLPALQKIEINKKGAVRRARIFYFRELTGKKAKIKDKRR; encoded by the coding sequence ATGGCAAATTTAGTAGATTTCGTTAATAGCGAATTTGTTGCAAAAAAAGATTTCCCTGATTTCGGAGCTGGAGACACAATCACAGTTTACTACGAAATTAAAGAGGGTGAAAAAACAAGAACTCAGTTCTTTAAAGGAGTTGTAATCCAAAGAAGAGGTACTGGAAGTACTGAAACTTTTACAATTCGTAAAATGTCTGGAGCAGTAGGTGTTGAGCGTATCTTCCCTATCAACTTACCAGCTTTACAAAAAATTGAAATCAATAAGAAAGGTGCTGTACGTAGAGCTAGAATTTTCTACTTCAGAGAACTTACTGGTAAAAAAGCAAAAATCAAAGACAAAAGAAGATAA
- a CDS encoding excinuclease ABC subunit B, whose product MSTSVEKKKLLLEMIAYATIDGQLSKKSYDFLFLIANELNFEKGVFLDLFGEELPVLSGNLKLTRIKQFYQLLLFFQNDGILHKQDPELIIHIAISMGLDIEAIKILVKKMKNMPNSVIPDDVLWNMFYADYEY is encoded by the coding sequence ATGAGTACTAGCGTAGAAAAAAAGAAATTGCTTTTAGAAATGATTGCTTATGCGACAATCGATGGTCAACTGAGTAAAAAAAGCTATGATTTTTTATTTTTAATTGCTAATGAATTAAATTTCGAGAAAGGAGTTTTTTTAGACCTTTTTGGAGAAGAATTACCTGTTTTATCGGGTAATTTGAAACTTACAAGAATTAAACAATTTTATCAATTATTGCTCTTTTTTCAGAATGATGGTATTTTGCACAAACAAGATCCAGAATTAATAATTCATATAGCAATAAGTATGGGACTAGATATTGAAGCGATCAAAATTCTAGTCAAAAAAATGAAAAACATGCCTAATTCTGTTATTCCTGACGATGTTTTGTGGAATATGTTTTACGCAGATTATGAATATTAA